Part of the Engraulis encrasicolus isolate BLACKSEA-1 chromosome 23, IST_EnEncr_1.0, whole genome shotgun sequence genome is shown below.
CACCGAAAGCAGTGAATAAAACAGAGTTAGACTTTATTTTACTGTCCCTCCCTGTTACATCAATTAGGTACAGTTTAGCAAAGTATGTACTGTAACAGCATGTAACAGCATGTGTTTGCACTATGGTTTGGTATGTGCAGTGTAAGTAGCTACACAATATTAGATGTTGATTCATATAGGTACGCTAAAAAACAAACTATAAAAGACATAAGACAACATATAAGTGCTACCTGTTTCCGCATGTCATGTTGGAAATTTAGGTTGGTAGTAGTTCTGTCCTTTGACCTTGGCTTTggagtatgtgtgcgtctgtcatGTTGGTCTTTGTCCCTATTACAAGGGACTCTGGGGAATGTACCGTAACTGCTTTCAGTGGGCCTCCATAttacttccctgcctgcctgattgCCTGACTGCTTTGTGTAtgcccgtgtgtctgtgtttacagaAATGCTAAAtagacagaccaacacacacatccacccacacatccacactgaaaatatatacacatgcacacacgcgcgcgcacgcacacagacacacacagacacacacagacacacacacagacacagacacagacacacacacacacacacacacacacacacacacacacacacacacacacaaacacacacacaaacacacacacacacacacacacacacacacacacacacacacacacacacacacacacacacacacacacacacacacacacacacacacacacacacacacacagagggaggagagaggaggaaggtctttagggtgtgtgtgtgtgtatatgtgtgtctgataAACAATTCAGGAGAAATAATGAGCTGATAAGACAAGGCGTTTGATTTCCCGCCGGGACTAAAACTTTCTCTATCGCCTCATAATATTGAGCTCAGCGGGTCGTTTTAGGTCCATACAGTATGTCTTCCATTACCATATTGTTGAATTTTTAATATGCGAGGACCGTAAAGGACCCAGTGATGAAATGCAGATTTATTCCAGCGGGGATGTATGGGGCGGGGGAAAGGACAGGACATTTGCATAAATTaattctgtatgtatgtgtttgtgtatgtttgtgtgactgcgtgatttgtgtatgcatgtacgtggATGTTTTCGGCAATTAATAAATaggctttgtgtttttttctgttcaatctattcttgctctctctctctctctctctctctctctctctctctctctctctctctctctctctctctctctctctctctctctctctctctctctcgctctctctctctccccttccactatccatacagtgtgtgtgtgtgtgtgtgtgtgtgtgtgtgtgtgtgtgtgtgtgtgtgtgtgtgtgtgtgtgtgtgtgtgtgtgtgtgtgtgtgtgtgtgtgtgtgtgtgtgtctgtgtgtgtgtgtgtgtgtgtgtgcatttgcatacatgtctttgtgtgtttgtgtgtcagtgtgtggtctggtctggtgtcTACTCATCTGCCTGTATCTGATGCTCATACCCATTGTTTTACAGGCATGCATTCAGCATCTTCAGTCCTGGCACTGATAACAGCAATAAACAGCATCAACGTCTTGTGTAACTAATTGTTAACAGTAAGAGAACAGCATCCAATATCAGTAATGGATCAGCGCATATACACAGGAGTTGTGTGGATAGACATAGTGTGTTTTGTGCCTTTGTCCTTCAGATGCAGTTGTAATTGTGGCAGAGACAGCATGAGGTTTgcctactcatttcctgtgtgtgtgtgtgtgtgtgtgtgtgtgtgtgtgtgtgtgtgtgtgtgtgtgtgtgtgtgtgtgtgtgtgtgtgtgtgtgtgtgtgtgtgtgtgtgtgtgtgtgtgtgtgtgtgtgtgtgtgtgtgtgtgtgtgtgtgtgtgcgtgcagggccgctgacagcttttgctgggcccaggacaaagtcatctgaaagggccccctatccaatacatgcaatgtaatgggaacccaattctgtgcccactatcttcctgggcccgggacaacatacctatGTGTATTGTGGCAACAGAAAACAAGCCTAGCAAAAAGCAAGGATGAAGTATTGCCCATTGAGTAGAAGTAAATGCTTCCAAGTTAAATAGCTATAGCTTcaattataggctacatgtacatgTTGGGTTGTGTACTATGTACGTACGTACATGTATTGAAATTCATACTGTGCCATACCAGGCCTACTAGGGTGGATGAGAGTTGGAGATTGATTACTTCGAAATGTTTCTATATCCATTATTTATGACAGCATTGCTTGGAGTTTGATCAATTCTGGAATTTCACTTATAAAGCATTGCATTCCTGTTTGTCAAGTGTGGAGAAGACTTAGAAACACTGAAATGACACGTAAATAAGTCAACAaatataatttattattattaataataataataataataataataataataataataataataataataataatagtaataataataataccaacaATAACaagtattactactactaataataataatacatgatgacatttaaaatgggaattcaattaaattaaatgtctttAACACAAGAAGCCCATCTCTCTTGCCAAGTCCAAAATGCCAGGAATAGCCTCAAGTTTCTCCATAGCATCCTCAGGAAGAACAATACCCCCAGTGAGATCATCCAATGCCTTTGCCTCTTCTTCCCAGCTCCTGTCTTGGATGTTCTCTGTCTTCTCCTGATGCTCAGTAGGGCACACTGCCTGCATCATCAGCTTTTCGATGCCCTCAGCCTTACCTCTCAGCTCTCTGTACTTGACCATCATTTCACCATGGAGATTGATCATCTTCAGAAGTTCATCTCTGCTGTACTGAGAGCCAGTGGTCTGAGAGAGAGTCGGGGCTCCACCAAAGGCCCCAGTGGAGAGACTCGCAGGAGCTGCAGACGTGGACGACATGACATCGACCCTTGAAGTTGTTAATTCTCCGTGGGTCATGATGCCAGCCGACTGGGCTGGCCTGATGTTCTGCTGACCATGAATACGCCCTGCAGGCAGTTCGAGATTCCCCACAAACTTTAGGGGTCCAAGCTGGCTCAGCAAAGTAGCTGTGACACCAGATGTAGGGATGAGGTTGTTCATGTTGGATGGGCAGGTTGTAGCCATGTTGGGAGTCACCACAGGTCCGGTGGAGGCCAGCTGGCTACCTCTGACACTGGTGGACTGAGGGTGGATCAAGTTGCCCACAAATCTCAGGGTCTGAGGTGCTGAGGTTCGCAGGTTGGCCATACCATGGCACTGCTGCTCCTGGGAAGTGGCTTGCCCCTTTTGGTACTCCTTCCAGTACTTGCCtagaaatatacagtatgtattaggATCACATGTAACGCATGGTAAAGTTATTGACAGCACTCAAAGTAATAAAAGATGATGTTCTTACTGGAAGAAAACCGTGTTGCCCGCACATATTTGTATGGATGCTCAGACTGGGGCCTCCAATGAGAGGCCATGCCCATTTCTTCAGCAGAGTTGACATGCGAAAAAACTCGCTTAGAACGAGTACGGGGTTCAGCCCCAATCCATGATCCACTCTGGTTGAAGGTTTTCGGACAAAAAGCCATTGAAAATCCTTAGAAATCGCTCAGAAATTGCAGAGGTTTATCACAAGTGACTTGCCTTCAGCTTGCTCATGTGAGAAGTGACTAGATTTAGCTAACATTCTAGTTTGAACATTCTATTCCTCTAAAATTCTAAAGCTCAACCTTCTAATGAAAACATTTTGGTTGCTTAGCGATTATGGTGTCACCAAGAATGCTCATTGCAGGTGTAGTTTCTGatgaataatgaataaataaataagataatatttttatataataataacaacaacaacaacaataataataataataatactaataataataattattattctgataataataacagtaataataataataataataataataataataataacaataataataatagtaataataataataataatagtactactactactactactactactactactactactactattactactactactactaataataataatgataatattacattacattacattacattgcacttagctgacgctttcatttattcaaagcgacttacagttattatttgtcagggtattggttacagtccctggagcgatgtggggttaggtgccttgctcaagggcacttcagccatggatggagatgtagggagaggtcaggggggattcgaaccagcaacccctagattgaaagaccaactctctaaccactaggccacgactgcccacaAATAATagtaactattattattattattattattattattattattattattattgttattattattattatcatcatcatcatcatcatcatcattatcatttgtCCCAAGAGCCATACAACTGTTCAATCTATcaattaaggacaaagagaaaagcATAGATTTTTCTGCATAGCAAAGCACCCAGCtttattttttatctattttattttttatttctcttttttttttttctacagacCAACATGGGAcatgaatttccccttggggatgaATAAAGTCTAAGTGTAAGTCTAAGTGtcattaatgttattattattattattattattattattattattattattattattattattgtgtgtgtgtgtgtgtgtgtgtgtgtgtgtgtgtgtgtgtgtgtgtgtgtgtgtgtgtgtgtgtgtgtgtgtgtgtgtgtgtgtgtgtgtgtgcgtgcgtgcgtgcgtgtgtgtgtatgtgtgtgtgtgtgtagggcagccgacagggggagacaaacgggtatgttgtctcggcccagagagagaaagggggcacagaatagggtcct
Proteins encoded:
- the LOC134440144 gene encoding uncharacterized protein LOC134440144 — encoded protein: MAFCPKTFNQSGSWIGAEPRTRSKRVFSHVNSAEEMGMASHWRPQSEHPYKYVRATRFSSSKYWKEYQKGQATSQEQQCHGMANLRTSAPQTLRFVGNLIHPQSTSVRGSQLASTGPVVTPNMATTCPSNMNNLIPTSGVTATLLSQLGPLKFVGNLELPAGRIHGQQNIRPAQSAGIMTHGELTTSRVDVMSSTSAAPASLSTGAFGGAPTLSQTTGSQYSRDELLKMINLHGEMMVKYRELRGKAEGIEKLMMQAVCPTEHQEKTENIQDRSWEEEAKALDDLTGGIVLPEDAMEKLEAIPGILDLAREMGFLC